In a genomic window of Maridesulfovibrio ferrireducens:
- a CDS encoding radical SAM protein, with translation MSSKKKPRPLLVYADKDGQIFDHPEFEMICRRGDELAQPKPEEYIPLPPDSEFFLLPGRIPLGLNSETGEVEEVEGLAVAAFACPGHTLTGLAAYANTEDAPVLPMFAYGAVGYANGRFWITAKVVDEDKRQIFTKIPQQKVESGAKRLMKDMPENRLVKHLANCALTYGCPAAKNLALGRFEAPLPTARTCNARCIGCISEQPEDSGFPSTQERIKFTPTADEITEIMHYHAKRESKPIFSFGQGCEGEPLTEAKLLCEAVQRYRDEGGKGTVNINTNGSLTATMKPLSEAGLTSIRVSLNSFLEPVYNAYYRPKGYKFEDVLATIHTAKELGLHVSLNYLYFPGVSDTENEVSALIKAATESKLDFIQLRNLNIDPDLYMELVEDNDLGPGMGFVNFRKRIKSECPWIGFGYFNPYLGD, from the coding sequence ATGTCTTCAAAAAAGAAACCGCGTCCTCTCCTCGTTTACGCGGATAAAGACGGTCAAATATTCGATCACCCTGAATTTGAAATGATTTGCCGCAGAGGGGATGAGCTTGCTCAACCCAAACCCGAAGAATATATCCCGCTGCCTCCTGACAGTGAATTTTTCTTACTGCCTGGAAGAATCCCGCTTGGTCTAAACTCCGAAACCGGTGAAGTTGAAGAAGTTGAAGGATTAGCTGTAGCCGCATTTGCCTGTCCCGGCCACACACTGACCGGACTAGCAGCCTATGCAAACACCGAAGACGCACCGGTTTTACCAATGTTCGCTTACGGCGCAGTTGGTTATGCCAACGGCAGATTCTGGATTACAGCCAAGGTTGTAGATGAAGATAAACGCCAGATTTTTACTAAAATTCCACAGCAGAAAGTTGAATCCGGCGCCAAAAGGCTAATGAAAGATATGCCTGAAAACCGCTTGGTGAAACATCTTGCAAACTGCGCTCTAACTTACGGCTGCCCCGCAGCAAAGAATCTTGCTCTCGGTAGATTTGAAGCACCTCTTCCTACTGCCCGGACCTGCAATGCCCGTTGCATCGGCTGCATATCTGAACAACCCGAAGATTCCGGTTTTCCTTCCACACAGGAACGCATCAAATTTACGCCGACTGCTGATGAAATCACAGAAATAATGCACTATCACGCTAAACGCGAATCAAAGCCGATTTTTTCATTCGGTCAGGGTTGCGAAGGTGAACCACTGACTGAAGCTAAGCTGCTTTGCGAAGCCGTACAGAGATATCGCGACGAAGGCGGCAAGGGAACGGTTAATATAAATACCAATGGTTCTTTGACCGCTACAATGAAGCCTCTCTCAGAAGCAGGGCTTACCTCTATCAGAGTAAGTTTGAACAGCTTTCTAGAGCCTGTATACAATGCTTACTACCGTCCGAAAGGGTATAAGTTTGAAGATGTACTTGCGACCATCCACACAGCCAAAGAACTTGGACTGCATGTATCTCTCAACTACCTCTATTTCCCCGGAGTAAGCGATACCGAAAATGAAGTGAGTGCGCTCATTAAGGCCGCAACAGAATCAAAGCTGGACTTCATTCAGCTTCGCAATCTCAACATAGACCCTGATCTTTATATGGAACTGGTCGAAGATAATGATCTCGGCCCCGGAATGGGATTCGTTAATTTCCGCAAAAGAATTAAATCGGAATGCCCTTGGATCGGTTTTGGATATTTTAACCCTTATCTGGGCGACTGA
- a CDS encoding hybrid sensor histidine kinase/response regulator yields MKDCCFDDSRKKLNILITGKSTLLHSLMLELHNLGHSISIAKNPRETLFIYASQQPDLIIFADFERPFETFSSIREINQDAEAIFIIDVNNPKSFESLFDFHNVSFIPSTASATSIISNISEYHKKIIRNREIEENSKLYDLILQGLPFPALLVGSCTGKTIMANKSALKTLPIKSSESSIPFISFLAEDVRNNLFTDQEAYRIHSLKSVCAYERFWDLTIEQVAPSVFLLLALDVTEQRKQLQLREEMERIARHDLRSPTATIVGMSRILETEADLSDDYQRLAEIVRTTSERMIRQIDTSLTLIRLETGSLVADSHPFNLFRAITAAIGDISQLVDDKKLEIICFLEDEPLQDECPLVCYGEASLIITMFSNLIKNAAEAAPDNSTITVRLHDTEQSIITEIHNLGEVPSSIKNSFFDRYATHGKRNGTGLGTYSSKLIAKVSGGDISFTSSWNQGTTLITTLPKPPENLNRN; encoded by the coding sequence ATGAAAGACTGTTGTTTTGACGATTCCCGAAAAAAACTGAACATCCTTATAACCGGGAAAAGCACATTACTACATTCTTTGATGCTTGAGCTTCACAACCTCGGCCATTCTATTTCTATTGCAAAAAATCCCAGAGAAACTCTTTTCATCTATGCCAGTCAGCAGCCTGACCTGATAATTTTTGCGGATTTTGAACGTCCTTTCGAGACCTTCTCATCTATCCGGGAAATAAATCAGGACGCGGAAGCGATATTCATTATAGATGTAAATAATCCTAAATCTTTCGAATCTCTTTTTGATTTTCATAATGTCTCGTTCATACCATCCACGGCATCAGCGACAAGCATCATTTCAAATATTTCCGAATATCACAAAAAGATTATTCGCAATAGAGAGATAGAGGAAAACTCAAAACTCTACGATTTAATTCTTCAAGGACTTCCTTTTCCGGCGCTTTTAGTTGGCTCATGTACCGGAAAAACCATTATGGCAAATAAATCTGCCTTAAAGACTTTACCGATTAAAAGCTCTGAATCCAGCATACCTTTTATATCCTTCCTTGCTGAAGATGTTCGTAATAACCTCTTCACTGATCAGGAAGCATACCGCATTCATTCACTAAAATCAGTTTGTGCATATGAAAGGTTCTGGGATCTCACCATTGAACAAGTAGCCCCTTCTGTTTTTTTACTTCTGGCTCTTGATGTAACCGAGCAACGCAAGCAGCTCCAGCTCAGAGAAGAAATGGAACGCATCGCCAGACATGACCTGAGATCTCCTACAGCTACAATTGTAGGCATGTCCCGCATACTTGAAACAGAAGCTGATCTTAGTGACGACTACCAGCGGCTCGCGGAAATAGTGCGCACAACAAGTGAACGCATGATTCGTCAAATTGACACATCTTTAACGCTTATCAGGCTCGAAACAGGTTCTCTTGTTGCTGATTCGCATCCGTTCAACCTTTTTAGAGCTATCACAGCCGCAATCGGCGATATAAGTCAGTTAGTTGATGACAAGAAGCTTGAAATTATATGCTTTTTAGAGGATGAACCTCTTCAGGATGAATGTCCGCTTGTTTGTTACGGCGAAGCGTCCCTCATCATCACCATGTTCTCGAACCTGATTAAAAACGCCGCAGAGGCAGCTCCTGACAATTCGACTATCACGGTTCGCCTCCATGACACGGAACAATCGATAATCACTGAAATTCATAATCTCGGTGAAGTTCCAAGTTCTATTAAAAACAGCTTTTTCGATCGTTATGCAACCCACGGCAAACGGAACGGAACAGGACTGGGAACTTACAGCTCGAAACTGATCGCCAAAGTTTCAGGCGGAGATATTTCTTTTACAAGCTCATGGAATCAGGGAACGACCCTGATCACCACTCTCCCAAAACCTCCAGAAAATTTGAACAGGAATTAA
- a CDS encoding EAL and HDOD domain-containing protein, translating into MAITNTPLYDQIFFARQPILQPDQSLWGYELFFRNSSSATTAIISDDYKATLNVAADSCSIPGEELPGDVKLVINFSHKSIIEKIPYSLPAKNTVVQIPEMTPPTPNLIKALQDLSKDGYTVAIDDFEGRPQGDILIKYADVVIVDIKSANEDQLHRIHCIAQKEDVKLIAKRVEDMSHYQLAQKFGFAFFQGFYFKRPENIAGRKLRPSEVVKLKLFKLIEDPAQDFEALAEALQNDVSICYRLLTLLNSPTFGFSQKITSIKQAIVLAGWKLIKNWLRVILLTDLISNKKSTELPQLATQRAKFLEMVTIDSHHNIPAESMFLLGLFSLLGAMFDMPMNVVTKYLPLDEDLRAALCGEDNIYRKHLELIDHFEAAQWDQLEETIIELGLNPVSVSRNYYDSMRWANSFFQTPGSV; encoded by the coding sequence ATGGCTATAACAAACACCCCGCTCTACGATCAAATATTTTTCGCCCGGCAGCCGATTCTTCAGCCGGACCAATCACTATGGGGATATGAGCTGTTTTTTCGTAACAGCAGTTCAGCGACAACCGCCATTATATCTGATGATTATAAAGCGACCTTAAACGTTGCCGCAGATTCGTGCTCAATTCCGGGAGAAGAGCTCCCAGGTGATGTTAAGCTTGTCATCAATTTTTCTCATAAATCTATTATAGAAAAAATTCCCTATTCTTTACCGGCAAAGAACACAGTTGTTCAAATACCGGAAATGACTCCTCCGACTCCAAATCTCATAAAAGCACTTCAAGATCTTTCAAAAGATGGCTATACAGTTGCCATCGATGATTTTGAAGGACGCCCACAAGGTGATATTTTAATAAAATATGCCGATGTCGTGATCGTAGACATCAAATCCGCTAACGAGGACCAACTTCACCGGATACATTGTATCGCCCAAAAAGAGGACGTGAAGTTAATAGCGAAAAGAGTTGAAGACATGAGCCATTACCAATTGGCTCAAAAATTCGGGTTTGCTTTTTTTCAAGGATTTTATTTTAAACGCCCTGAAAATATTGCAGGCAGAAAACTACGCCCCAGTGAAGTTGTAAAACTCAAACTTTTCAAACTTATTGAAGATCCTGCGCAGGATTTTGAAGCTCTGGCTGAAGCTCTGCAAAACGATGTATCAATCTGCTATAGATTGCTTACACTGCTAAATTCTCCGACATTCGGATTCTCACAAAAAATAACTTCAATAAAGCAGGCAATCGTTCTTGCCGGCTGGAAACTCATAAAAAACTGGCTGAGAGTGATACTTTTGACGGATCTTATTTCCAACAAGAAAAGTACCGAGCTTCCACAACTGGCAACTCAGCGTGCAAAATTTCTTGAGATGGTAACAATAGACTCACACCATAATATTCCTGCTGAATCTATGTTTTTACTTGGTCTATTCTCCCTATTGGGAGCAATGTTCGATATGCCTATGAATGTCGTAACCAAGTATTTACCCCTTGATGAAGATCTCAGGGCTGCATTATGCGGTGAAGATAATATTTATCGTAAGCACCTTGAACTGATTGATCATTTCGAAGCAGCACAATGGGACCAGCTCGAAGAAACAATTATTGAACTCGGACTGAACCCGGTATCAGTATCACGTAACTATTATGACTCAATGCGCTGGGCGAACAGCTTTTTCCAAACACCCGGTTCAGTATAA
- the rpsI gene encoding 30S ribosomal protein S9 — translation MSQDFIYGTGKRKNAVARTRMYPGTGVITVNGKAYEDYFPRKTLQMIVQQPLKLTKNVGKFDIKVNADGGGVAGQAQAVRHGISRALLAMDPELRTLLKRAGLLTRDARKKERKKPGQPGARAKFQYSKR, via the coding sequence ATGAGCCAAGATTTCATTTACGGTACTGGCAAAAGAAAGAATGCTGTAGCACGCACACGTATGTACCCAGGTACAGGCGTAATCACAGTCAACGGAAAAGCTTACGAAGATTACTTTCCTCGTAAAACTCTCCAGATGATTGTTCAGCAGCCTCTTAAACTTACTAAAAACGTTGGTAAGTTTGATATTAAAGTAAACGCAGACGGTGGCGGAGTAGCTGGTCAGGCACAGGCTGTCAGACACGGTATTTCTCGTGCACTTCTCGCTATGGACCCAGAGCTTCGTACTCTTCTTAAACGCGCAGGTCTTCTGACTCGTGACGCACGTAAGAAAGAACGTAAAAAACCTGGTCAGCCAGGCGCTCGCGCAAAGTTCCAGTACTCAAAGCGTTAA
- the rplM gene encoding 50S ribosomal protein L13: MKTYIPKSEDISREWYVVDATDMVLGRLATRIATKLRGKDKAMFTPHADTGDFVIVLNADKIRVTGNKLDQKTYYKHTNHPGGIKSRTLKVMLEKKPEVVIETAVRGMLPKSSLGRQMIKKLKVYTGTDHPHEAQLPKPFEF; the protein is encoded by the coding sequence ATGAAAACATATATTCCAAAAAGTGAGGACATCAGCCGCGAATGGTACGTAGTTGATGCAACCGACATGGTACTTGGACGCCTGGCAACCAGAATCGCCACAAAGCTCAGAGGCAAGGACAAAGCTATGTTCACACCTCACGCTGACACCGGCGATTTCGTCATCGTTCTGAACGCTGACAAAATCAGAGTTACCGGCAACAAGCTGGATCAGAAGACTTACTACAAGCACACCAACCACCCTGGCGGCATCAAATCCAGGACTTTGAAAGTAATGCTTGAGAAGAAACCTGAAGTTGTTATCGAAACAGCTGTACGCGGCATGCTTCCTAAGAGTAGCCTCGGCAGACAGATGATCAAAAAACTTAAAGTTTACACTGGTACAGATCATCCACACGAAGCACAGCTGCCTAAGCCTTTCGAATTTTAA